In Pseudomonas sp. MM213, a genomic segment contains:
- a CDS encoding GNAT family N-acetyltransferase, with translation MSQIEIRQVTAADHAAWLPLWQAYLRFYNTELPETVTDSTWQRLLDSNEPTHSALAWSDGKAVGMVNFIYHRSNWSIENSCYLQDLLVIPETRGTGVGRKLIEFVYATAKADGCCKVHWLTHETNATAIQLYERIAERPGFIQYRKAL, from the coding sequence ATGAGTCAGATTGAAATCCGCCAGGTCACCGCTGCTGATCACGCTGCGTGGCTGCCGTTGTGGCAAGCCTACCTGCGCTTCTACAACACCGAACTGCCTGAGACGGTCACGGACAGCACATGGCAACGCCTGCTCGACTCGAATGAACCGACTCATTCGGCATTGGCGTGGAGTGACGGCAAAGCGGTCGGCATGGTGAACTTCATCTACCATCGGTCGAACTGGAGCATCGAAAACTCCTGCTACCTGCAAGACCTGCTGGTAATACCCGAAACCCGCGGCACCGGCGTCGGCCGCAAGCTGATCGAATTTGTCTACGCGACCGCCAAAGCGGACGGCTGCTGCAAGGTCCACTGGTTGACCCACGAAACCAACGCCACCGCGATCCAGCTCTACGAGCGCATCGCCGAGCGCCCTGGTTTCATCCAGTACCGCAAAGCCCTTTAA
- the pdxR gene encoding MocR-like pyridoxine biosynthesis transcription factor PdxR, protein MSEAPLSLSFNPAGIELDRRQGLSRQLYQALRLRVLDGRLASGTRLPASRDLAAALAISRNSVVRAYDQLYAEGFIEGRVGDGTYVAQLPQAALPTKKLSTKVSTGLSTGLPTALSTNWLDLPVVSSSKVIHSGALGRVEKNHLATPPSGPPRAFRVGVPAFDLFPFEVWAKLNAAFWRKPDLQQLCYGDPAGDARLRGLIAAYLRSSRGMQCTAEQIVITSGAQQGISLCAQLLVEPGDGVAIENPGYRAAGHAFAVAGAKLHGVAVDGEGIDCTELARLSDCRLAYVTPSHQYPTGVVMSLARRLELLAWAERNQGWIVEDDYDGEYRYSGAPLAPLAALDRQGRVLYVGTFGKVAFPALRLGYLVLPPALVQAFSQRRAVDVRHSEVSTQAVMAEFMAAGHFQRHIRRMRRAALSRRNTLLAGWPQNIPGIGSLPSVAAGLHLTVVVDSQAREYELIEKAASVDVEINALSSYWLPDSQKPVDQRAGLVLGFAAVPEVAISTALGRLEKVWRR, encoded by the coding sequence ATGAGCGAAGCGCCGCTTTCCCTGTCGTTCAACCCCGCCGGTATCGAACTTGACCGCCGTCAGGGGCTTAGTCGTCAGCTCTATCAGGCCTTGCGCCTGCGGGTGCTCGACGGGCGATTGGCCAGTGGCACTCGATTGCCGGCCAGCCGGGATCTGGCGGCGGCGTTGGCGATTTCCCGCAACAGCGTGGTCCGCGCCTACGATCAGCTTTACGCAGAGGGCTTCATCGAGGGGCGTGTCGGGGACGGGACTTACGTCGCGCAATTGCCTCAAGCGGCGTTGCCCACGAAAAAACTATCCACAAAAGTATCCACAGGGTTGTCAACAGGGTTACCCACAGCCTTATCCACAAATTGGCTGGATTTACCTGTGGTTTCATCCAGTAAAGTTATCCACAGCGGAGCGCTGGGGCGCGTTGAAAAGAACCATTTGGCCACGCCGCCCAGCGGTCCGCCTCGGGCTTTTCGGGTGGGCGTTCCGGCGTTCGACCTGTTTCCCTTCGAGGTGTGGGCCAAGCTGAATGCGGCTTTCTGGCGTAAACCGGATTTGCAGCAGCTGTGTTATGGCGATCCGGCGGGTGATGCGCGCTTGCGCGGCCTGATCGCCGCTTATTTGCGCAGTTCGCGGGGGATGCAGTGCACGGCTGAGCAAATAGTGATCACCAGCGGCGCGCAGCAGGGGATTAGCCTTTGTGCACAGCTGCTGGTGGAGCCGGGCGACGGCGTGGCGATTGAAAATCCGGGGTATCGGGCGGCAGGTCATGCGTTCGCCGTGGCCGGGGCGAAATTGCATGGGGTGGCGGTGGACGGCGAGGGCATCGACTGCACTGAACTGGCCCGGCTCAGCGATTGTCGACTGGCCTATGTCACGCCTTCGCATCAATACCCGACCGGCGTAGTGATGAGCCTGGCGCGGCGTCTTGAATTACTCGCTTGGGCGGAGCGCAACCAAGGCTGGATCGTCGAGGACGACTACGATGGCGAATACCGTTACAGCGGCGCACCCCTGGCGCCGTTGGCGGCACTCGATCGGCAGGGCCGGGTCTTGTACGTCGGGACCTTTGGCAAAGTTGCATTCCCGGCGTTGCGCCTGGGTTATCTGGTGTTGCCGCCGGCTCTGGTGCAGGCGTTTTCTCAACGTCGAGCGGTGGACGTCCGGCATTCCGAAGTCAGCACCCAGGCAGTGATGGCCGAGTTCATGGCCGCCGGGCATTTCCAGCGGCACATCCGCCGCATGCGCCGTGCTGCCCTGAGTCGTCGCAATACGTTGCTGGCGGGCTGGCCGCAGAACATCCCCGGCATCGGCAGCCTGCCAAGTGTCGCGGCAGGGTTGCATCTGACGGTGGTGGTCGACTCACAGGCGCGCGAGTACGAGCTGATAGAAAAAGCCGCCAGCGTCGATGTCGAGATCAATGCGCTGAGCAGCTATTGGTTGCCGGACTCGCAGAAACCGGTGGACCAGCGTGCCGGGCTGGTCCTGGGTTTCGCGGCCGTGCCCGAGGTGGCCATCAGCACCGCACTCGGACGACTGGAAAAGGTCTGGCGCCGTTAG
- a CDS encoding FMN-binding negative transcriptional regulator has protein sequence MYNPSGFAIKDLHELQQQILDTRLAVVITHDEQGLQASHLPLLFSPDQGPNGTLYGHFARANPHWKALQNGAEALVIFAGADAYISPGFYPSKAEHGKVVPTWNYVAVHAYGTAEVFTDADRLLNLVSALTDRHEAGRDQPWKVADAPADYIDGMLKAIVGFALPIQRLEGKRKLSQNRSTADIAGVREGLAASPDVHDQALAHLMR, from the coding sequence ATGTACAACCCCAGCGGCTTTGCCATCAAAGATTTGCATGAACTGCAGCAGCAGATACTCGACACGCGTCTTGCCGTGGTGATTACCCACGACGAGCAAGGCTTGCAAGCCAGTCACCTGCCGTTGCTGTTCAGCCCTGACCAAGGTCCGAATGGCACCCTGTACGGTCATTTCGCCCGGGCCAACCCGCACTGGAAGGCACTGCAAAACGGTGCCGAAGCGCTGGTCATTTTCGCCGGTGCCGACGCGTACATCAGCCCGGGCTTTTATCCGAGCAAAGCCGAGCACGGCAAAGTCGTACCGACCTGGAACTACGTCGCCGTACACGCTTACGGCACCGCAGAGGTTTTCACCGACGCCGACCGCCTGCTTAACCTGGTCAGTGCGTTGACCGATCGCCATGAAGCCGGTCGCGACCAACCATGGAAGGTTGCCGATGCACCCGCCGACTACATCGACGGCATGCTCAAGGCCATCGTCGGGTTTGCCCTGCCGATCCAGCGCCTGGAAGGCAAACGCAAACTCAGCCAGAACCGCAGCACCGCAGACATCGCCGGTGTGCGCGAGGGGCTCGCCGCCAGCCCCGACGTGCACGACCAGGCCCTCGCCCACTTGATGCGCTAA
- a CDS encoding dermonecrotic toxin domain-containing protein has translation MSDTLSPSAENVLTQLVTGPSIREVAATALAPALNALYPHLKIDPTLATVVTPTWVDTGSDVVPGNNLYESLTDVLVRLGLSGSTVTFIDGEHFLTLQPGVAPPAQLPVNITAIGSLINTLAPQLFIAYQQQQLDYWNQQTSPSTPRWHQLSQALQDIWNLDATTDWDADQKAMALAVFTQPDRAARRSQDKYLTKACLIDTEHVESAQSKHLRVLDIAVFVGTLGTRTLVLTHSITEGFRRYDSVAALGETLFANPGASSTGQTLQWRLYEPEGNFFHHQACALIALEAEAIGAFNTFQSTTPTRLSPQISAAAKSFTEFEALPSSRFNQVQGLLTGWLSNASSADLTRYSRHLMDLAQLREQDAGKTFDEGIASLPEFALQTLREQMIKDHPTAADLNLKDIQISITSLIVLGTFVVPGKTQTVTLSLIELALQNLIAVPLGNKTVQYKNVDPVPAWMTPAYLEELVTQVDIGAVYPALIKRKLLDDSRESLRRQTLYTRHLRTQLPLQALQHKMRGEAGIDERGYQYVNAALQQSAADRRVNGQEIVIRPLAFISSESADSKGDEVANMFVIGPRSTDQGPCLLYRPLLVPSLTQYPNEANLLYAIKHEKPLRQSVLAWLADDVRFNYSQYVFSGELPSVWTLTQLLVDPTSALGKMGAVSLSAAALDDDSLAPLFKANANAMMTLADRQSVSNAQARWETLKHGAWMLFNVALPFLGRTAGVAAWIWQIMDDLQEITDAAESEDSQLAWSAVTDLLLMLGMVLAHRAAARHKPVSRLAEKLEPPPVTPPIKPAQKITVTRLPDLNQLPHDHETSLHAVATLPPLALGTLLDELAIAEPKGMAVASSVAGPHQHLSSLNGKWYAKVGQRWFEVTPNDNNDVQIIDSRQSPPRTGPLLIKNASGEWFIDTRLRLRGGGRERQRLEQQNKVRLAELKQQMTAFESQVKSRETELKEAEKNAKAASATDTHRRLYLEMLDAQMSLIGANIEQMKAFNAREAIPNFRKAMISRLDFQLSLLEKWFDHQRPVFDNQMRLSLNLLDTQPTENTQAARQTFQHMSDLTEGYINKIEFAQSRFEQLNLLGKEAVEVIRDVKANIPTFDLQDLKLFQITLAQELCLAPSVALTHEARPALESVVENAALAIQASLDLAADEDVLRLPERIEGLSDLVEQLTVTDQRIIDLPGEFPGQFLQPALDLMRKRIDAFQQRTVKHLASLLRERQALEPQPGPSRLPTAPVKRIIKTRYNGTVVGQLRADAVADGSELVDVTSTLTGKVISTFHEKTPGVWVERVAAKPVSPAVVQPDLGTSIVQGQAMLDGLEAFIHRTDAHSKGARRIPVEIEEMFHQQAHRLQEAAKAIDEALISNNATDDGPGSAVTLVKQLNDGATRLYSQGRATRISMTKLQPPTAERVQWLQSEGQVDIVRNPGRRLLKSRKKDYLEEYEVRDHTSKNVLWYAHFHYAQPASPVQTFTAAHLKTVQQRLLGGASEARSANDDLHAIAIYRSEISPQLATALFFAKVLPSASKS, from the coding sequence ATGTCCGATACCCTTTCCCCGAGTGCAGAAAATGTACTGACCCAACTGGTCACCGGCCCCTCGATCAGAGAGGTTGCAGCGACTGCATTGGCGCCTGCACTCAACGCGCTTTACCCGCACTTGAAGATTGATCCGACGCTCGCCACGGTCGTCACTCCGACCTGGGTCGATACCGGCAGCGATGTCGTGCCGGGCAATAATCTGTATGAATCGCTCACCGACGTGTTGGTGCGGCTCGGGTTGTCGGGTTCGACGGTGACGTTCATCGATGGCGAGCATTTCCTGACCCTGCAACCGGGCGTTGCCCCGCCGGCTCAACTGCCCGTGAACATCACGGCCATCGGTTCGCTGATTAATACGCTCGCACCGCAGCTATTCATCGCCTACCAGCAACAGCAACTGGATTACTGGAATCAGCAGACAAGCCCTTCGACCCCACGCTGGCATCAGCTCTCGCAGGCGCTGCAGGACATCTGGAACCTCGATGCGACCACCGACTGGGATGCCGATCAAAAAGCAATGGCCCTTGCCGTGTTCACTCAGCCGGATCGGGCAGCACGGCGCTCACAGGACAAATACCTGACCAAGGCCTGCCTGATCGACACCGAACACGTTGAAAGCGCGCAGAGCAAACATCTGCGGGTTCTGGATATCGCGGTGTTTGTGGGCACGTTGGGCACCCGAACACTGGTGCTGACCCACTCGATTACCGAAGGGTTCAGGCGTTACGACTCTGTTGCGGCGCTGGGCGAAACATTGTTTGCAAACCCTGGGGCGTCGAGCACCGGGCAGACCCTGCAATGGCGACTGTATGAACCCGAGGGCAACTTCTTCCATCATCAAGCGTGTGCGCTGATCGCACTCGAAGCCGAAGCCATCGGTGCCTTCAATACATTCCAGAGCACTACGCCAACCAGGCTTTCACCGCAAATCAGCGCGGCGGCGAAGAGTTTCACTGAATTTGAAGCCCTGCCTTCGTCGCGCTTCAACCAGGTTCAGGGGTTACTGACAGGCTGGCTGAGCAATGCATCGTCAGCGGACCTGACCCGTTACAGCCGACACCTGATGGACCTGGCGCAGTTGCGAGAGCAGGACGCTGGAAAAACCTTCGACGAAGGCATCGCTTCACTGCCGGAGTTTGCCCTGCAAACCCTGCGAGAGCAGATGATCAAGGATCATCCAACGGCAGCGGACCTGAATCTGAAAGACATTCAAATCAGCATCACCAGCCTCATCGTGCTGGGCACTTTCGTGGTCCCCGGCAAGACGCAGACCGTTACGTTGTCGCTGATCGAATTGGCACTGCAAAACCTGATAGCCGTTCCGTTGGGCAACAAGACGGTGCAGTACAAAAACGTCGACCCTGTGCCCGCCTGGATGACACCCGCCTACCTGGAAGAACTCGTGACCCAGGTCGATATCGGCGCGGTCTACCCGGCACTGATCAAGCGCAAGCTGCTGGATGACTCGCGAGAATCGTTGCGCCGACAAACGCTCTACACGCGTCATCTGCGCACCCAGTTGCCCTTGCAGGCGCTGCAACACAAGATGCGCGGCGAAGCCGGCATTGATGAACGAGGCTACCAATACGTCAACGCAGCCCTGCAGCAAAGCGCGGCCGACCGCCGGGTGAATGGGCAGGAGATTGTCATTCGCCCGCTGGCTTTTATCAGCAGTGAAAGCGCCGACAGCAAGGGCGACGAAGTCGCCAATATGTTCGTCATCGGCCCACGCTCCACTGATCAAGGACCGTGCCTGCTCTACCGGCCATTGCTCGTGCCCTCGCTGACGCAGTACCCGAACGAAGCCAATCTGCTGTACGCGATCAAGCACGAAAAACCCCTTCGCCAATCGGTCCTGGCATGGCTGGCCGACGACGTGCGCTTCAACTATTCCCAGTACGTGTTTTCCGGTGAGTTGCCTTCGGTCTGGACCCTGACCCAATTGCTGGTCGATCCCACCTCGGCGCTGGGCAAGATGGGCGCGGTGTCGCTCAGTGCGGCAGCCCTTGATGATGATTCACTGGCGCCGCTGTTCAAAGCCAATGCCAACGCCATGATGACGTTGGCTGACCGTCAATCAGTGTCCAATGCACAAGCTCGCTGGGAAACGCTCAAGCACGGTGCATGGATGCTGTTCAACGTCGCCTTGCCCTTCCTCGGGCGCACTGCCGGGGTTGCCGCGTGGATCTGGCAGATCATGGACGACTTGCAGGAAATCACCGATGCCGCAGAAAGCGAAGACAGCCAACTTGCCTGGTCTGCCGTGACCGATTTGCTGTTGATGCTCGGCATGGTACTGGCTCATCGGGCTGCCGCTCGCCATAAACCGGTCTCGCGATTAGCCGAGAAACTCGAGCCACCACCGGTCACACCGCCCATCAAGCCTGCGCAGAAAATCACGGTCACTCGCCTGCCCGACCTTAATCAACTGCCTCACGACCATGAGACGTCTTTGCACGCCGTCGCCACACTGCCGCCTCTAGCGTTGGGCACCTTGCTGGATGAACTGGCCATTGCCGAACCCAAGGGAATGGCCGTCGCCTCCAGCGTGGCCGGCCCTCACCAGCACCTCAGTTCACTAAACGGAAAATGGTATGCGAAGGTCGGCCAGCGATGGTTCGAAGTCACCCCCAACGACAATAACGACGTGCAGATCATTGACTCACGCCAGTCCCCCCCGCGCACCGGGCCGTTGCTGATCAAGAACGCCAGCGGCGAATGGTTTATCGATACACGGCTGAGGCTGCGGGGCGGGGGCAGGGAGAGGCAGCGGCTGGAACAGCAAAACAAAGTGCGTCTGGCTGAACTGAAACAGCAAATGACAGCGTTCGAAAGCCAGGTCAAAAGCCGGGAAACAGAACTCAAGGAAGCTGAAAAAAACGCGAAGGCAGCGAGCGCCACCGACACCCATCGCCGCTTGTACCTTGAAATGCTCGATGCGCAGATGTCACTCATCGGCGCCAACATTGAGCAGATGAAAGCGTTCAATGCTCGCGAAGCCATTCCCAATTTCCGAAAAGCGATGATCAGCCGTCTGGATTTCCAGCTATCGCTGCTGGAGAAATGGTTCGACCACCAGCGTCCTGTTTTCGACAATCAAATGCGTCTCTCCCTCAATCTTCTCGACACACAACCAACGGAAAACACGCAGGCCGCCCGACAGACCTTTCAACACATGAGCGATCTGACCGAGGGCTACATCAACAAAATCGAATTCGCGCAATCGCGCTTCGAGCAACTGAACCTGCTCGGCAAAGAAGCCGTGGAAGTGATCCGCGACGTCAAGGCCAACATACCGACGTTCGATTTACAGGACCTCAAACTGTTCCAGATCACGCTGGCCCAGGAGTTGTGCCTCGCACCCTCGGTTGCGCTCACGCATGAAGCACGCCCGGCGCTGGAGAGCGTTGTCGAAAACGCAGCGCTCGCCATCCAGGCTTCACTGGATCTGGCCGCTGACGAAGACGTGTTGCGCTTGCCGGAGCGAATCGAGGGGCTCAGTGATCTGGTGGAGCAACTCACGGTCACCGATCAGCGCATCATCGATCTGCCCGGCGAGTTCCCCGGTCAGTTCCTGCAACCCGCGCTCGACCTGATGCGCAAACGCATCGACGCGTTTCAACAGCGCACCGTGAAGCACCTGGCGAGCCTGCTGCGCGAGCGCCAGGCGCTTGAGCCGCAACCTGGTCCTTCCCGTCTGCCGACCGCTCCTGTCAAACGCATCATCAAGACCCGTTACAACGGCACGGTGGTCGGCCAACTACGCGCCGATGCCGTGGCGGACGGATCAGAACTGGTCGACGTAACCTCGACGCTGACAGGCAAAGTCATCTCGACCTTTCATGAGAAAACCCCGGGTGTCTGGGTTGAACGAGTGGCCGCGAAACCGGTTTCCCCTGCCGTCGTCCAACCCGATTTGGGGACAAGCATTGTTCAAGGTCAGGCAATGCTGGACGGGCTGGAAGCGTTCATCCACCGAACGGACGCCCATTCAAAAGGAGCGCGGCGAATTCCCGTGGAAATCGAGGAAATGTTCCATCAGCAGGCCCATCGACTGCAGGAGGCCGCCAAGGCAATCGACGAAGCGCTGATTTCCAACAACGCCACCGATGACGGTCCGGGGTCTGCCGTGACACTGGTCAAGCAGCTGAATGACGGAGCAACCCGCCTCTACAGCCAGGGACGCGCAACGCGAATCAGCATGACAAAACTGCAGCCGCCGACGGCAGAGCGGGTCCAGTGGCTGCAAAGCGAAGGTCAGGTCGATATCGTCAGAAACCCCGGCAGACGCTTGCTCAAAAGCCGTAAAAAAGACTACCTCGAGGAATATGAGGTCCGTGACCACACCAGCAAAAATGTTCTGTGGTATGCACACTTTCACTACGCGCAGCCCGCGTCGCCTGTCCAGACGTTCACGGCGGCGCATCTAAAAACCGTGCAGCAACGGCTGCTGGGCGGCGCATCCGAGGCGCGCAGTGCAAATGACGACCTGCACGCGATTGCGATTTATCGCAGCGAAATCAGCCCACAACTGGCGACTGCACTGTTTTTCGCGAAGGTGCTGCCGTCGGCCTCAAAATCGTAA